Below is a window of Pseudomonas eucalypticola DNA.
AGGCCAGGCACAGCAAAAGCAACGTGGGCAGCAAGCGGGGCATGGCTCAATCCAGTAGCGACAGGGTGACCGGGGTCAGGTGGTTGTCTTCGACACGTACCTGCAGTTCGCCTTCGCCCAGCCTGGCGGTCAGGCGTTGGCCGGTACGGGTCTGCCCGGCACTGCGGATGGCGTTGCCGCGCTCGTCCAGCAGGATGCTGTAACCACGACTCAGGGTCGCCAGCGGGCTGACGATGTGCAGGGTCTGCATCTGGTTCTGCAGCTGGAGGCGACGGGCCTTGAGGCCCTCACGCATGGCTCGCGGCAAGCGTTCCGCCAGGCTGTCGATGCGCTGGCGCAGCATCGCCAGGGTGCGGCCCGGGTGCTGGCCGGCCAGGCGGGTTTCCAGGTGGGCCAGGCGATGCTTGCGCAGGTTCAGGCGCTGCTCGAAGGCACGGCGCAGGCGCATGTCCAGGTCGTCCAGGCGCTGGGCCTGCTGGCGCAGCCGTTCGCCGGGGTGGCGCAGGCGTTTGCTCAAGCCTTCCAGGCGCAGGCGGTCGTGGGCCAGGCGGTTCTGCATGCGCATCAGCAGCCGGCGTTGCAGGCTTTCCAGGCGCCGGTGCAGGTCGCTGCTGTCAGGCGCCAGCAGCTCGGCGGCGGCCGAAGGGGTAGGTGCGCGCACGTCGGCGACGAAGTCACTGATGGACACGTCGGTTTCATGGCCCACGGCACTGACGATCGGCGTCACGCAGGCGGCGATGGCGCGGGCCACGGCCTCTTCGTTGAAGCACCACAGGTCTTCCAGCGAGCCGCCACCACGGGCCAGGATGATGGCGTCGAAACCGCCGGCATCGGCCAGGCGAATGCCCCGCACGATCTGGTTGATGGCCTCGCGGCCCTGCACGGCGGTAGGGATCAGGGTCAGTTCGACCTGGGGCGCGCGGCGGCGGAACACACTGATGATGTCGCGAATCACCGCGCCGGTGGGCGAGCTGACGATGCCGATGCGCTGGGGGTGGGCGGGCAGGGCGACCTTGCGCTCGGCACTGAACAGCCCTTCGGCGCTGAGCTTTTCCTTCAGGGCGTCGAAGGCCAGGCGAAGGGCGCCGTCACCGGCAGGCTCCACGGTGTCGAGAATCAGCTGGTAGTCGCCGCGGCCTTCGAACAGCGAGACCTTGCCCCGCACTTTCACCGCCAGGCCATCCTTGAGCGCCTGGCGCACACGCTGGGCGTTCTGGCGGAACAGCGCGCAACGCACTTGGGCGCCGCTGTCCTTGAGGGTGAAATACACGTGGCCCGAGGCCGGGCGAGCGAGGTTGGAGATCTCGCCCTCTACCCAGATGCTGCTGAAGACGTCTTCCAGCAGCACGCGCGCGCGGCCGTTGAGCTGGCTGACAGTGAGGACCTCGCGGTCCAGGCCGAGTACGGCGAAAGGGTCTCTGTTCATGGGGGCATGATAAGGGTATTGCGGCGATGTCGCGATAGGCGCGCGCACGTCGCTCACCTGCTTTCGACACCTGGAAAATCTCGCTAACATCCGCAGCCTTGGAGCAGACAAGGCAAAGGAACGTCATATGCAACCTATCGTCGCCAGCATCGAGGCCATGGCCGCCTCGCGCGGTTACCAGTTGGACGAACAGCAGGGGGCGTGCATCAACCGCCTCGCCCACCTGGCCGAGCGGGTGATGCACCCACCATTGCTGCCCTCGCGAAAACCCAAGGGCCTTTATATATGGGGCCCCGTGGGCAGGGGCAAAAGCTTTCTGCTGGATGCCTTCTTCGACCGCCTGGCGCTCGCGGAAAAAAAGCGCTTCCACTTTCATGAGTTTTTCCGCGAGTTGCACGCGCGCATCTTCGCCAATGCCAGTAGTGAGCGCAGCATGGAGGACGCCCTGGATGACATGCTCGAGGGCTGCAAGCTGCTGTGCTTCGACGAGTTCCACTTGCATGACATCGGTGATGCGATGCTGATCAGTCGGGTGTTCAGCGCGATCTTCGCGCGCCAGTGCGCGCTGGTGACCACCTCCAACTACCCGCCCGAAGGCTTGCTGCCCAACCCCCTCTACCATGAGCGTTTTCTGCCGACCATCCGCTTGATCGAAGCGCACATGGACGTGGTATCAATCGCCGGGGGCGTCGACTACCGCAGCTTGGGCGGCGAGGGCGATGCGTTCGGGCTCGGCGCATTCGTCTCTCCGGGCAACGCCACCCAACGCCACCAACTGGGCCTGCCCGAGGTCACGGCCACCTTTGTCGAACTAAAAGTCAACCACCGGCCGCTGCGGGTGATGGCAGCCTCGCAAGGGGCGCTTCATGTCGGTTTCAGTGATATCTGCGAGGCTCCCACGGCGACCATGGACTACCTGGTGCTGGTCAAGACGTACCCGCGCTGGATCATCGAAGGTATTCCGCGTATTTCCACGGCGTCCCCCGCGGCGCAACAGCGTTTCCTCAACCTGGTGGATGTGTTGTATGACACGCGCTGCGAAGTGTTCATGATCAGTGCGTTGCCGTTGAATGAAGCGGTTGATCATTGTGATATCGCCGATATTGTACGAACCCGCAGTCGGCTCTCACAAATGAAACAGTTACATGTTAAAAACGATACAGAAGTGGCGTTTGGCCATTAGTACCAAGGTATGATTGGTGCGCATGAAACTTTTGGTTAGCGTACGGTCAATCGGCAGGAACGCCAGATAACAAGAACAACACGAATGGAGTCATGCAATGAGCGACGCGTTTGCAGTCGGGTTGCCCGGCTATGCGATCATTTTCGCCGCACTGTTATGTGCGTATATCATTTTCGGCATCGCCGGATTTGGTACCGCTCTTATCGCCAGCCCTGTGCTGGTGCTGTATATCCCCATCGCCAAGATCGTTCCGTTACTCGCGTTGATGGACTTGTGCGCCGCACTGGTCAATGTCAGCCGTGATGGCCGCAAGGCCGACTGGCGCGAGCTCAGGCGGCTGGTACCGCTGATGGTGGTGGGCAGCCTGATCGGGGCGGCCATTCTGCTGAAGGCCAGGCCCGATATCCTGCTGCTGGCGCTGGGCATCTTCGTGGTGGGCTACTCACTGTATTCACTCAGTGGGCTCAAGCCAGACCGCACCTTTTCTCCGGCATCGGCCATTCCCTTCGGCTCGGTGGGTGGCGTGTTCAGCGCCTTGTTCGGCAGCGGCGGTTTCATTTACGCCATTTATCTCAGCGGCCGGATCAAAGACAAGAATGCCATGCGCATCACGCAAACCACACTCATCGGTTTGAGTACCCTGACCCGGGTGGTGCTGTTTGCCCTGGCAGGGGTGTACCTGGACAGCAGCCTGTTGTGGCTGGCACTGTTTCTCGCCCCGGGCATGTTGCTCGGCACGGCCATAGGTCGCCGGCTGACATTGAAGATGTCCCGGGAACAATTCCTCAAACTTATCAATATTGTCGTGCTCGCCTCTGGCGTGGCATTGATCATCCGTTACTTCAGCTGAACCCGTACAGGGCCTGAGCGCCCCTGATGACCTGTGCCTGTTCGTCCAACTTCCGAGTTGGGCGGCGGGTTGTGCCGTGCCTGAAAACCGCAAGCTTCGCCAATAACGATAATAGGAGAACGCGTTTGGACAACAATCACCCGAATGAAATGATGACGGGCTCAGAGTTTCTGGACAGCCTTGATGACGGTCGCCATGTGTATATCTATGGTGAGCGTGTCGAGAATGTTTGCGAACACCGGGCGTTTCGTAACAGTGCGCATTCATTGTCTCGCTTATACGATGCCCTGCATGATCCTGCCAGCCAGGAGGTGATGACCGATATCGACCCGGATGGTTACCGGACCCACCGCTACTTCATGCCCTCGCGTTCCGCGCAGGACTTGCTCAAGGCTCGGGATGCCATTGCCCATTGGTCACGGTTGTCTTACGGCTTCATGGGCCGCACACCGGATTACAAAGCAGGTTTCACCGCCACCCTGCACTCGGACCCGGACTTGTACGCGCCGTTTCATGACAATGCGCAAAGCTGGTACAGGAAGTCGGCGCACAAGGTCATGTTCCTCAACCACGTCCTGGTCAACCCACCGGTGGGCAGGGCACGGCAGATCGCCGACATGCGCGACATTTATCTGCATGTGGAAAAAGAGACTGACGCTGGAATCATCGTGCGCGGCGTGAAAATGGTCGCCACCACCGCAGCGCTGTCCAATGCCACGTTTGTCGCGCAGAACAGCGCCACCCATTATCAGGCCGGGGCCGAGGAAGATTTCGCCTTGTGCTTCATCCTGCCGATGAACGCACCCAACCTCAAGATCATGTGCCGCCGCTCATTCGAGGCGGCGTCGCTGAGCCCGTTCGACCACCCGCTTTCCAGCCGCTTCGACGAAAACGATTCGGTGCTGATCTTCGACGGCGTACTGGTGCCTTGGGAAAACGTGCTGATCTACCGCGATATCGAGCGGGCGCGCAGCTTTTACGCCGCGTCCGGTTTCCTCAACCGTTACCCGCTGCAGTCAGGCACGCGGTTGGCGGTGAAGATGGACTTCATCTGCGGGCTATTGAGCAAGGTGCTGGAGTCCAATGGTTCGGCGCAGTTCCGTGGCATTCGCACACGCCTGGCGGACATCGTCGCGTTGCGCAACCTGATGTGGTCGTTGACCGAGAACTTGTGCCTGAACCCCGAGACCCGGCGCGACGGCTCGGTAGTGCCACGCCTGGAGGCTGCGGCGACGGTGCGTTACTTCGGCACGCAGATGATGAGCCAGCTCAAACCGGTGTTCAACACCATCCTGGGCGGCTCGCCCATCATGCAGACCGCCAGTTGGCTGGATATGGGCAACCCGGACGTTCGTCCCTTGATAGACCTCTATTACCAGGGCACCGACCAGAGCGCCGGTGAGCGAATGAAGCTGATCAAGCTGCTATGGGACGCCTTGGGCAGTGAGTTCGCCGGTCGCCACGAACTCTACGAGCACAACTACGCCGGCAACAATGAGCAGGTGCGCCTGGACATGCTGCGCCACTGCGAAAGCGCCGGGGTGCTGGCCCAGTGTACCGACCTGGTCGATCGCTGCCTCGCCGATTACAACGAGCAGGGCTGGGCCCCGGGCTCGGGCTGGCGCTTCGACCCCGCGCAACACGAAGTCCG
It encodes the following:
- the zapE gene encoding cell division protein ZapE encodes the protein MQPIVASIEAMAASRGYQLDEQQGACINRLAHLAERVMHPPLLPSRKPKGLYIWGPVGRGKSFLLDAFFDRLALAEKKRFHFHEFFRELHARIFANASSERSMEDALDDMLEGCKLLCFDEFHLHDIGDAMLISRVFSAIFARQCALVTTSNYPPEGLLPNPLYHERFLPTIRLIEAHMDVVSIAGGVDYRSLGGEGDAFGLGAFVSPGNATQRHQLGLPEVTATFVELKVNHRPLRVMAASQGALHVGFSDICEAPTATMDYLVLVKTYPRWIIEGIPRISTASPAAQQRFLNLVDVLYDTRCEVFMISALPLNEAVDHCDIADIVRTRSRLSQMKQLHVKNDTEVAFGH
- a CDS encoding sulfite exporter TauE/SafE family protein — protein: MSDAFAVGLPGYAIIFAALLCAYIIFGIAGFGTALIASPVLVLYIPIAKIVPLLALMDLCAALVNVSRDGRKADWRELRRLVPLMVVGSLIGAAILLKARPDILLLALGIFVVGYSLYSLSGLKPDRTFSPASAIPFGSVGGVFSALFGSGGFIYAIYLSGRIKDKNAMRITQTTLIGLSTLTRVVLFALAGVYLDSSLLWLALFLAPGMLLGTAIGRRLTLKMSREQFLKLINIVVLASGVALIIRYFS
- a CDS encoding 4-hydroxyphenylacetate 3-hydroxylase family protein, with the protein product MTGSEFLDSLDDGRHVYIYGERVENVCEHRAFRNSAHSLSRLYDALHDPASQEVMTDIDPDGYRTHRYFMPSRSAQDLLKARDAIAHWSRLSYGFMGRTPDYKAGFTATLHSDPDLYAPFHDNAQSWYRKSAHKVMFLNHVLVNPPVGRARQIADMRDIYLHVEKETDAGIIVRGVKMVATTAALSNATFVAQNSATHYQAGAEEDFALCFILPMNAPNLKIMCRRSFEAASLSPFDHPLSSRFDENDSVLIFDGVLVPWENVLIYRDIERARSFYAASGFLNRYPLQSGTRLAVKMDFICGLLSKVLESNGSAQFRGIRTRLADIVALRNLMWSLTENLCLNPETRRDGSVVPRLEAAATVRYFGTQMMSQLKPVFNTILGGSPIMQTASWLDMGNPDVRPLIDLYYQGTDQSAGERMKLIKLLWDALGSEFAGRHELYEHNYAGNNEQVRLDMLRHCESAGVLAQCTDLVDRCLADYNEQGWAPGSGWRFDPAQHEVR
- the xseA gene encoding exodeoxyribonuclease VII large subunit yields the protein MNRDPFAVLGLDREVLTVSQLNGRARVLLEDVFSSIWVEGEISNLARPASGHVYFTLKDSGAQVRCALFRQNAQRVRQALKDGLAVKVRGKVSLFEGRGDYQLILDTVEPAGDGALRLAFDALKEKLSAEGLFSAERKVALPAHPQRIGIVSSPTGAVIRDIISVFRRRAPQVELTLIPTAVQGREAINQIVRGIRLADAGGFDAIILARGGGSLEDLWCFNEEAVARAIAACVTPIVSAVGHETDVSISDFVADVRAPTPSAAAELLAPDSSDLHRRLESLQRRLLMRMQNRLAHDRLRLEGLSKRLRHPGERLRQQAQRLDDLDMRLRRAFEQRLNLRKHRLAHLETRLAGQHPGRTLAMLRQRIDSLAERLPRAMREGLKARRLQLQNQMQTLHIVSPLATLSRGYSILLDERGNAIRSAGQTRTGQRLTARLGEGELQVRVEDNHLTPVTLSLLD